In bacterium, a genomic segment contains:
- a CDS encoding transposase produces the protein MPRVARIMIENIPYHVTQRGNRREDIFFGDEDRKRYLEWLKVYSERYGLKIEAYCLMTNHIHLVVVSCHKDSLRKDNAFIAYEVCHPHKSFKGLEWSPLARTIFFQCS, from the coding sequence ATGCCACGGGTAGCGAGAATAATGATAGAAAACATTCCTTACCATGTAACCCAACGAGGTAACAGGAGAGAGGATATATTTTTTGGAGACGAAGACCGCAAGAGGTATCTTGAATGGCTCAAGGTGTATTCAGAAAGATATGGATTAAAGATAGAGGCGTATTGCTTGATGACAAACCATATCCATTTAGTAGTAGTTTCTTGTCATAAGGATTCCCTTAGAAAAGACAATGCGTTCATTGCATACGAGGTATGCCATCCACATAAATCGTTCAAGGGATTGGAGTGGTCACCTTTGGCAAGGACGATATTTTTCCAGTGCTCTTGA